One part of the Quercus lobata isolate SW786 chromosome 7, ValleyOak3.0 Primary Assembly, whole genome shotgun sequence genome encodes these proteins:
- the LOC115952617 gene encoding probable LRR receptor-like serine/threonine-protein kinase At3g47570, with the protein MSGNKIHGNIPTGIENLVNLNSLGLDNNYLGGSLPHVLGKLQELNELHLENNKFFGPIPSTLGNLTTLTKLYMEGNRFEGRIPPSLGNCQNLLLLNLSHNNLSGTIPKQVMGLSSLSIFLDLSYNFFIGALPFEVGNLVHLTKLDLSKNKISSKIPTTLGTCISLEYLYLDSNSFEGVIPQSLKNLRGLEDIDLSHNKLSGHIPEFLSKLLALKHLNISYNDFEGEVPSEGIFAKASAISIFGNEKLCGGVQELNLSSCSSKHPKLNRRLLALRIIIPVTCITIFVLLLLYFFPMCSTVKKLREGALTTSSFEDWQLPISYAELLESTNGFSENNLIGSGSFGSVYKGVLSRNGAIVAIKVLNLQQQEASTSFTNECNALRSIRHRNLLKIFSACSSIDHKGNDFKSLIFEFMCNGSLDQWLHPKTDEQHQRNKLSFIQRLNIAIDVAYALEYLHQHCQTPIVHCDIKPSNILLDEDMVAHVGDFGLVKFLFEASNNPSKTQTLSVGLKGSIGYIPPEYGMGGQISTSGDIFSYGILLLEMFTGKKPIDEMFIDGLSIHKFTSMALPEHVMDIVDPSMFFEEDGEDVGDERNEDDIEDRAVIEEVPHLNVSSKIKDCLISVFEIGLSCSITSHDERMPTNVVVNEMNAIRDTYLKFKKRNKRRVN; encoded by the exons ATGAGTGGGAATAAGATTCACGGTAACATCCCTACTGGGATCGAGAATCTCGTTAACTTAAATTCCCTTGGATTAGATAATAACTATTTGGGAGGTAGTCTCCCTCATGTTCTTGGGAAGCTTCAAGAGTTAAATGAATTACATTtggaaaataacaaattttttgggCCTATCCCTTCCACCTTGGGTAACTTAACTACGCTGACAAAACTTTATATGGAGGGGAACAGATTTGAGGGAAGGATACCCCCAAGCTTAGGAAACTGCCAAAATTTGCTTTTACTGAACCTTTCTCATAACAATCTCTCTGGAACAATACCAAAACAGGTCATGGGTCTTTCatccctttcaatttttttggacttgtcttataatttttttataggagcATTACCTTTTGAAGTGGGCAACTTAGTACATCTTACCAAGTTAGATCTCtcaaagaataaaatatcaagCAAAATTCCCACCACCCTTGGGACTTGTATTAGTTTGGAGTACTTGTATTTGGACAGTAACTCATTTGAGGGAGTAATTCCTCAATCCTTGAAGAATTTAAGAGGTTTAGAAGATATAGATCTTTCTCATAATAAATTATCTGGGCATATTCCTGAATTTCTTAGCAAGCTTTTGGCACTTAAGCATCTCAATATTTCTTATAATGATTTTGAGGGTGAAGTGCCAAGTGAAGGAATTTTTGCAAAGGCAAGCGCAATTTCAATCTTTGGAAATGAAAAGTTATGCGGTGGTGTCCAAGAATTAAATTTATCTTCATGCTCAAGCAAACATCCCAAATTGAACAGGAGGCTTCTTGCACTCAGAATAATAATTCCTGTCACATGTATAACCATATTTGTActtcttttgttgtattttttccCTATGTGTTCTACTGTGAAAAAATTAAGAGAGGGAGCATTGACTACATCTTCTTTTGAAGATTGGCAATTACCTATCTCTTATGCTGAACTCTTAGAATCAACCAATGGGTTTTCTGAGAACAACTTGATTGGTTCGGGTAGCTTTGGCTCTGTATACAAAGGAGTTCTTTCTAGGAATGGAGCAATTGTTGCAATCAAAGTATTGAACCTTCAACAACAAGAAGCTTCCACAAGTTTCACTAATGAATGCAATGCTTTGAGAAGTATACGCCATCGCAATCTCCTCAAGATTTTCTCTGCTTGCTCTAGCATTGATCATAAAGGGAATGACTTCAAGAGCCTAATTTTTGAGTTCATGTGCAATGGAAGTCTAGACCAGTGGTTGCATCCAAAAACTGATGAGCAAcatcaaagaaacaaattaagCTTTATTCAAAGACTAAATATAGCCATTGATGTTGCTTATGCATTAGAATATCTTCATCAACATTGCCAAACGCCGATTGTTCACTGTGATATTAAACCAAGCAATATACTCCTTGATGAAGATATGGTAGCCCATGTTGGTGATTTCGGATTAGTGAAGTTCCTCTTTGAAGCATCTAACAATCCCTCCAAAACTCAAACCCTATCAGTTGGACTAAAGGGTTCCATTGGGTACATTCCTCCAG AGTATGGGATGGGTGGCCAAATTTCAACATCGGGAGACATTTTCAGTTATGGGATACTCTTGTTAGAGATGTTCACTGGGAAAAAACCTATCGATGAAATGTTCATAGATGGTTTGAGCATTCACAAGTTCACTTCAATGGCTTTGCCTGAACATGTAATGGATATAGTTGACCCATCAATGTTCTTTGAGGAGGATGGAGAAGATGTTGGTGATGAGAGAAACGAAGATGACATTGAAGACAGAGCAGTAATTGAAGAAGTGCCCCATCTCAATGTTAGTAGCAAAATAAAAGATTGCTTGATATCAGTGTTTGAAATTGGATTGTCGTGTTCTATAACATCACATGATGAGCGGATGCCAACAAATGTTGTTGTCAATGAAATGAATGCAATTAGAGACACATATCTTAAATTTAAGAagagaaacaaaagaagagtGAACTAG
- the LOC115954008 gene encoding putative receptor-like protein kinase At3g47110, whose translation MTHSCLGYEWVLLIFFHAILLMSMSSCLKSKTVPALANETDRLALLDFKNRITQDPLQIMSSWNDSVHFCNWLGVTCGPSSKRVMALNLTAKKLSGSIPPSIGNLTYLTGIYLRNNSFYNEIPQEVGRLRLLQLLNLSRNSFGDSKPPQLIVKVGDTRSWREQPNRNYPSLDRKLFFFVCP comes from the exons ATGACACACTCTTGTCTTGGTTACGAGTGGGTTTTGTTAATATTCTTTCATGCGATTCTTCTGATGTCCATGAGCTCATGTTTGAAATCTAAAACAGTTCCTGCTCTGGCAAATGAGACTGATCGCCTGGCTTTACTTGACTTCAAGAATCGGATCACTCAAGACCCACTTCAAATCATGAGCTCATGGAATGACTCTGTTCATTTCTGCAACTGGTTAGGTGTTACATGTGGCCCTTCCAGTAAACGGGTCATGGCTTTAAACTTGACAGCTAAGAAATTGTCTGGCTCCATACCACCCTCTATAGGAAATCTTACTTACCTCACAGGAATCTACCTACGAAACAATAGCTTCTACAATGAAATTCCTCAAGAAGTGGGGCGTCTACGGCTCCTGCAGCTTCTCAATTTGAGCCGGAATTCCTTTGGTG ATTCCAAACCACCTCAGCTCATTGTCAAAGTTGGTGATACTAGATCTTGGCGAGAACAGCCTAACAGGAACTATCCCAGCTTGGATAGGaaacttttcttctttgtatGCCCTTAG